In Raphanus sativus cultivar WK10039 chromosome 5, ASM80110v3, whole genome shotgun sequence, the following proteins share a genomic window:
- the LOC108862253 gene encoding uncharacterized protein LOC108862253: MDHIAAAEEQIVTERIRRKLEEVNASAQSQLSPVQDHINFTLQQAYFKCAYECFDRSRKQEEIANCVEHCSVPVVKSQQYFEGEMAQFQERMNRSLMVCQDKFESSKLHKNRVDAAKDMEGCVNQSIEESLNTLPHIVQRMKTAFSIRD, translated from the exons ATGGATCACATAGCGGCGGCGGAAGAGCAAATCGTAACGGAGAGGATCAGGAGAAAGCTCGAGGAAGTAAATGCGTCCGCTCAATCGCAGCTCTCTCCTGTTCAGGATCATATCAATTTCACCCTTCAG CAAGCGTACTTCAAGTGTGCGTACGAGTGCTTTGACAGAAGCAGGAAGCAAGAGGAGATAGCCAACTGCGTTGAGCACTGCAGTGTTCCCGTCGTCAAATCCCAGCAGTATTTCGAGGGCGAAATGGCTCAGTTTCAGGAAAGGATGAACAGATCTCTCATGGTCTGTCAAGACAAATTTGAGTCTTCGAAGCTCCATAAGAACAGGGTTGATGCGGCCAAAGATATGGAAGGTTGTGTTAACCAATCCATTGAGGAGAGTCTCAATACGTTGCCCCACATTGTGCAGAGGATGAAGACAGCCTTTTCCATTCGCGACTAA
- the LOC108860141 gene encoding ras-related protein RABA5e has translation MYSDDEGREEYLFKIVVIGDSAVGKSNLLSRYARNEFSAHSKATIGVEFQTQSMDIDGKEVKAQIWDTAGQERFRAVTSAYYRGAVGALVVYDISRRITFESVGRWLDELKIHSDTTVARMLVGNKSDLENIRAVSVEEGKALAEAQGLFFVETSALDSTNVRTAFEKVILDIYNNVSRKQLNSDTYKDKLTVSRVSLVKDDDTDSKQSSGFSCCSS, from the exons ATGTATTCGGACGACGAAGGAAGAGAAGAATATCTTTTCAAGATCGTGGTTATCGGCGACTCGGCGGTCGGTAAATCAAACCTCCTGTCTCGGTACGCTCGGAACGAGTTCAGCGCGCATTCCAAAGCCACGATCGGCGTGGAGTTTCAGACTCAGAGCATGGATATTGATGGCAAGGAGGTCAAGGCTCAGATTTGGGACACTGCCGGCCAGGAACGCTTCCGTGCCGTTACCTCTGCTTATTACCGTGGCGCTGTCGGTGCACTCGTCGTCTACGACATTAGCCGCCGTATAACTTTTGAGAGCGTCGGACGTTGGCTCGATGAGCTCAAGA TTCATTCTGATACAACGGTGGCTAGAATGTTGGTGGGAAACAAATCTGACCTAGAAAACATAAGAGCAGTGAGCGTGGAAGAAGGCAAAGCTCTAGCAGAAGCGCAAGGACTATTCTTTGTGGAAACATCGGCTCTTGATTCGACCAACGTTAGAACAGCTTTCGAGAAGGTGATTCTTGATATCTACAATAACGTGAGCCGTAAGCAACTAAACTCGGACACTTACAAAGATAAACTCACTGTGAGTCGGGTAAGTCTCGTTAAGGACGATGACACTGACTCTAAACAGAGCTCTGGTTTCTCTTGCTGCTCCAGTTGA
- the LOC108862250 gene encoding uncharacterized protein LOC108862250, translating into MRREREREMGRAWTKTMVMIMMLTSTISAEEHLSTKECEDLGFTGLALCSDCHSLSEYVKDQELVSDCLKCCADDSEDSMSKVTYSGAILEVCMRKLVFYPEIVGFIEEEKEKFPSVNVQYIFNSPPKLIMLDEDGEHKETIRIDNWKREHLLQYMREKVKPTSSS; encoded by the exons AtgcgaagagagagagagagagagatgggtcGAGCGTGGACGAAGACGATGGTGATGATTATGATGTTGACATCGACGATCTCAGCGGAAGAGCATCTGAGCACTAAAGAGTGCGAGGATCTAGGGTTCACCGGTCTCGCTCTCTGCTCCGATTGCCACTCACTCTCCGAATACGTCAAGGATCAAG AGTTGGTATCTGATTGCTTGAAATGTTGCGCTGATGATTCTGAGGATTCCATGAGTAAG GTTACTTACTCAGGGGCTATATTAGAGGTGTGTATGAGGAAGCTGGTTTTCTACCCTGAGATTGTTGGTTTtattgaagaagagaaagaaaagttCCCTAGTGTTAACGTTCAGTACATTTTCAACTCACCTCCCAAGTTGATCATGTTGGATGAAGATGGTGAACATAAGGAAACGATCAG AATCGACAACTGGAAACGTGAACATCTACTGCAGTACATGCGGGAGAAGGTCAAGCCTACTTCATCAAGTTAG
- the LOC108859977 gene encoding type I inositol polyphosphate 5-phosphatase 13-like isoform X2 — translation MDTLTIEGEDEAALASIIPAPPHRKTQSFSHQFDLKPHPNIRRNRKHSLDEIPRSATLAAEAVYFDSSDDEFSTGGVVVNGDNVADGTVTGEDYAVVTPPPNAVVGEDGVKPLPEFIGAGGGAGIFKVPLRAAVHPGRPPCLELRPHPQRETQTGKFLRNIACTETQLWAGQENGVRFWNLEEAYEAGCGVESQVRRGDEDTSPFHESVVTSPTLCLLADQSNKLLWSGHKDGKIRAWKMDQTPCDSDDSSSFKERISWQAHRGPVNSIVISSYGDMWTCSEGGVIKIWPWESLEKSLLLKLEEKHMAALLIERSPTDLRSQVTVNGTCSISSSEVKYLLNDSVRAKVWAVQSLSFSIWDARSKDLLKVLDVEGQVECRVDMPPLHGQQVDNETKAKLPTPSKKEKSPGFLQRSRNAIMGAAGAVRRVATRSAGGFVVEDTRKTEAIILAVDGTVWTGNMSGLIVQWDGDGNRLRYVNHHHRAVLCFCAFGDRIYVGYASGYIQVLDLDGELVSSWVSHNEPVIKLAAGGGFVFSLATHGGVRGWYVTSPGPLDNIIRTELSQKESSYARQDSVRIMIGTWNVGQGRASHGALMSWLGSVTSDVGIVVVGLQEVDMGAGFLAMSAAKETVGLEGSVAGQWWIDAIGKALDEKKTFERMGSRQLAGLLISLWARKEIRTHVGDLDVAAVPCGFGRAIGNKGGVGLRIRVYDRIMCFVNCHLAAHLEAVNRRNADFNHIFRLMVFSRGQNLSNAAAAGASTAAYTLKTTTTPSPGAEEVKSDLAAADLIAFCGDFNYRLYGISYDEARDFITQRSFDWLREMDQLRQEMKLGKVFQGMREALITFPPTYKFERNRAGLGGYDSGEKKRIPAWCDRVIYRDTQSTPFSECNLKCPVVSSVIVYEACMDVTESDHKPVRCKIHAAIAHVDKSVRRQELGNIIRSNEEIISIFEDLKTIPETTVSTNNIVLQGQEDTGTLIITNNSTTSKAIFSILCGGQTIVKDDGEESEYNNPRGSFGLPRWLEVSPGSGVIKPEEAVEVKVNHEASHKLEEHVDGVPRGEDTRDKEAILMVNIRGSCSTTWTNHSIKVRHCFSARACLLESEPTDLTENLDGSPRGEGDEDS, via the exons ATGGATACCCTAACCATCGAAGGAGAAGACGAGGCGGCGTTGGCCTCGATCATCCCTGCTCCTCCTCATCGCAAGACGCAATCCTTCAGCCACCAATTCGACCTGAAGCCGCACCCTAATATCCGCCGCAACCGCAAGCACAGCCTCGACGAGATCCCTCGATCCGCCACCTTAGCCGCCGAAGCCGTCTATTTCGACTCCTCCGACGACGAGTTCTCCACCGGAGGAGTCGTCGTGAACGGCGACAACGTCGCAGACGGAACCGTCACAGGCGAGGATTACGCCGTCGTCACGCCTCCTCCGAACGCCGTCGTCGGGGAGGACGGTGTCAAGCCGCTCCCGGAGTTCATCGGCGCGGGAGGCGGTGCCGGAATATTCAAGGTGCCGTTACGCGCGGCGGTGCATCCCGGACGGCCGCCGTGTCTGGAGCTGAGGCCGCACCCGCAGAGAGAGACGCAGACGGGGAAGTTCTTGAGGAACATCGCTTGTACGGAGACGCAGCTGTGGGCTGGTCAAGAGAACGGCGTGAGGTTCTGGAACTTGGAAGAGGCGTACGAGGCAGGGTGTGGGGTCGAAAGCCAGGTGCGGCGAGGGGATGAGGATACGTCGCCGTTTCATGAGTCCGTTGTTACTTCCCCCACATTGTGTTTGTTGGCTGACCAAAGCAACAAGCTTCTGTGGAGTGGTCACAAAGATGGAAAGATCCGGGCTTGGAAGATGGATCAGACGCCTTGTGATTCTGATGATTCAAGTTCTTTTAAGGAGCGGATCTCGTGGCAAGCTCATCGTGGTCCTGTGAATTCAATTGTCATTAGCTCTTATG GTGATATGTGGACATGCTCTGAAGGAGGTGTGATCAAAATATGGCCTTGGGAGTCGTTGGAGAAGTCTCTTCTGCTTAAACTGGAAGAGAAACACATGGCTGCCTTGTTAATAGAGAGGTCTCCGACTGATCTCAGGAGCCAAGTTACTGTCAATGGGACATGCAGCATCTCTTCCTCTGAAGTCAAGTACTTGTTAAACGATTCAGTAAGAGCTAAAGTGTGGGCTGTGCAGTCACTCTCATTCTCAATCTG GGATGCTCGGAGTAAAGACCTCTTGAAAGTTCTAGACGTGGAGGGGCAAGTTGAGTGTCGTGTGGACATGCCCCCTCTACATGGCCAACAAGTTGACAATGAGACGAAAGCGAAGCTTCCCACACCTTCCAAAAAGGAAAAATCACCAGGCTTTCTGCAGCGTTCAcgtaacgccataatgggagcTGCAGGAGCTGTTCGCCGAGTTGCCACTAGAAGTGCAGGAGGGTTCGTGGTGGAAGATACAAGGAAAACAGAAGCTATCATCTTAGCCGTAGACGGAACGGTTTGGACCGGAAACATGAGTGGTCTAATCGTCCAGTGGGATGGAGATGGAAACCGCTTGAGGTATGTGAATCATCACCACAGGGCTGTTTTGTGCTTTTGCGCTTTTGGAGATCGAATCTATGTGGGCTACGCAAGTGGCTACATCCAGGTCTTGGATCTTGATGGAGAGTTAGTATCGAGCTGGGTTTCACATAATGAGCCTGTGATAAAGCTAGCAGCTGGTGgtggttttgtttttagtttggCCACTCATGGTGGAGTAAGGGGGTGGTATGTGACATCTCCAGGACCTTTGGACAACATAATCCGAACAGAGTTGTCTCAGAAGGAAAGTTCATATGCAAGACAAGACAGTGTTAGGATTATGATTGGTACTTGGAATGTTGGTCAAGGAAGGGCTTCACACGGTGCACTTATGTCGTGGCTGGGGTCTGTCACTTCAGATGTTGGCATTGTCGTTGTTGGGTTGCAAGAAGTGGATATGGGGGCAGGTTTCCTTGCCATGTCTGCTGCTAAGGAAACG GTTGGACTTGAAGGAAGCGTTGCGGGGCAATGGTGGATTGATGCAATTGGAAAAGCACTTGATGAGAAGAAAACTTTCGAGCGTATGGGTTCAAGGCAGTTGGCTGGACTTCTGATATCTCTTTG GGCGAGGAAGGAGATTAGAACACATGTTGGAGATCTTGATGTTGCAGCAGTCCCTTGTGGCTTTGGCCGTGCCATTGGCAACAAG GGAGGTGTAGGTCTGAGAATCAGAGTTTATGATAGAATCATGTGCTTTGTGAACTGCCACTTGGCTGCTCATTTGGAGGCAGTTAACCGCAGAAACGCTGATTTCAATCACATTTTCCGGTTAATGGTCTTCTCACGAGGACAAAACCTAAGTAACGCTGCGGCTG CTGGTGCCTCAACAGCAGCTTACACACTAAAGACTACCACT ACTCCAAGTCCCGGAGCTGAAGAAGTCAAGTCTGATTTAGCAGCAGCAGACTTGATCGCATTTTGTGGCGACTTCAACTATAGGCTGTATGGTATAAGCTATGATGAAGCTAGAGACTTCATTACGCAGCGATCCTTTGACTGGCTTAGAGAAATGGACCAACTTAGACAAGAGATGAAGCTTGGTAAAGTCTTCCAAGGAATGCGTGAGGCGTTAATCACTTTCCCTCCCACTTACAAATTCGAAAGGAACCGCGCAGGCCTAGGAG GATATGATTCAGGCGAGAAAAAGCGTATTCCTGCATGGTGTGATAGAGTTATATATAGAGACACTCAATCAACCCCATTCTCAGAGTGCAACTTGAAATGCCCTGTAGTTTCATCAGTTATAGTGTATGAAGCTTGCATGGATGTTACTGAGAGCGATCACAAACCCGTGCGCTGCAAGATTCATGCGGCCATAGCTCACGTTGATAAGTCTGTAAGGAGACAGGAGCTGGGGAATATAATTAGGTCCAACGAGGAAATAATATCCATATTCGAGGATCTAAAAACTATTCCAGAAACAACTGTGAGCACCAACAACATCGTTCTTCAGGGTCAGGAGGACACAGGGACCTTAATAATCACAAACAATTCAACCACAAGCAAAGCCATTTTCAGCATTCTCTGCGGTGGTCAGACTATAGTTAAGGATGATGGAGAAGAGTCTGAGTATAATAATCCAAGAGGATCCTTTGGTCTACCTCGCTGGCTTGAG gtttcACCAGGTTCCGGGGTAATTAAACCAGAAGAAGCCGTGGAAGTGAAAGTTAATCACGAAGCTTCTCACAAACTGGAAGAGCATGTTGATGGTGTCCCACGGGGCGAAGACACTCGAGATAAAGAAGCAATCCTGATGGTGAATATTCGAGGAAGCTGCTCAACTACATGGACAAACCACTCTATCAAAGTCCGTCACTGCTTCTCGGCTAGAGCGTGCCTCCTTGAGTCCGAACCCACAGACCTAACAGAGAACCTAGACGGTTCACCTCGAGGAGAAGGTGATGAGGACTCGTAG
- the LOC108859977 gene encoding type I inositol polyphosphate 5-phosphatase 13-like isoform X1: MDTLTIEGEDEAALASIIPAPPHRKTQSFSHQFDLKPHPNIRRNRKHSLDEIPRSATLAAEAVYFDSSDDEFSTGGVVVNGDNVADGTVTGEDYAVVTPPPNAVVGEDGVKPLPEFIGAGGGAGIFKVPLRAAVHPGRPPCLELRPHPQRETQTGKFLRNIACTETQLWAGQENGVRFWNLEEAYEAGCGVESQVRRGDEDTSPFHESVVTSPTLCLLADQSNKLLWSGHKDGKIRAWKMDQTPCDSDDSSSFKERISWQAHRGPVNSIVISSYGDMWTCSEGGVIKIWPWESLEKSLLLKLEEKHMAALLIERSPTDLRSQVTVNGTCSISSSEVKYLLNDSVRAKVWAVQSLSFSIWDARSKDLLKVLDVEGQVECRVDMPPLHGQQVDNETKAKLPTPSKKEKSPGFLQRSRNAIMGAAGAVRRVATRSAGGFVVEDTRKTEAIILAVDGTVWTGNMSGLIVQWDGDGNRLRYVNHHHRAVLCFCAFGDRIYVGYASGYIQVLDLDGELVSSWVSHNEPVIKLAAGGGFVFSLATHGGVRGWYVTSPGPLDNIIRTELSQKESSYARQDSVRIMIGTWNVGQGRASHGALMSWLGSVTSDVGIVVVGLQEVDMGAGFLAMSAAKETVGLEGSVAGQWWIDAIGKALDEKKTFERMGSRQLAGLLISLWARKEIRTHVGDLDVAAVPCGFGRAIGNKGGVGLRIRVYDRIMCFVNCHLAAHLEAVNRRNADFNHIFRLMVFSRGQNLSNAAAGMVLFLFLSCSLGFSSYLFWLLYSSGLPWALSLAAGASTAAYTLKTTTTPSPGAEEVKSDLAAADLIAFCGDFNYRLYGISYDEARDFITQRSFDWLREMDQLRQEMKLGKVFQGMREALITFPPTYKFERNRAGLGGYDSGEKKRIPAWCDRVIYRDTQSTPFSECNLKCPVVSSVIVYEACMDVTESDHKPVRCKIHAAIAHVDKSVRRQELGNIIRSNEEIISIFEDLKTIPETTVSTNNIVLQGQEDTGTLIITNNSTTSKAIFSILCGGQTIVKDDGEESEYNNPRGSFGLPRWLEVSPGSGVIKPEEAVEVKVNHEASHKLEEHVDGVPRGEDTRDKEAILMVNIRGSCSTTWTNHSIKVRHCFSARACLLESEPTDLTENLDGSPRGEGDEDS; this comes from the exons ATGGATACCCTAACCATCGAAGGAGAAGACGAGGCGGCGTTGGCCTCGATCATCCCTGCTCCTCCTCATCGCAAGACGCAATCCTTCAGCCACCAATTCGACCTGAAGCCGCACCCTAATATCCGCCGCAACCGCAAGCACAGCCTCGACGAGATCCCTCGATCCGCCACCTTAGCCGCCGAAGCCGTCTATTTCGACTCCTCCGACGACGAGTTCTCCACCGGAGGAGTCGTCGTGAACGGCGACAACGTCGCAGACGGAACCGTCACAGGCGAGGATTACGCCGTCGTCACGCCTCCTCCGAACGCCGTCGTCGGGGAGGACGGTGTCAAGCCGCTCCCGGAGTTCATCGGCGCGGGAGGCGGTGCCGGAATATTCAAGGTGCCGTTACGCGCGGCGGTGCATCCCGGACGGCCGCCGTGTCTGGAGCTGAGGCCGCACCCGCAGAGAGAGACGCAGACGGGGAAGTTCTTGAGGAACATCGCTTGTACGGAGACGCAGCTGTGGGCTGGTCAAGAGAACGGCGTGAGGTTCTGGAACTTGGAAGAGGCGTACGAGGCAGGGTGTGGGGTCGAAAGCCAGGTGCGGCGAGGGGATGAGGATACGTCGCCGTTTCATGAGTCCGTTGTTACTTCCCCCACATTGTGTTTGTTGGCTGACCAAAGCAACAAGCTTCTGTGGAGTGGTCACAAAGATGGAAAGATCCGGGCTTGGAAGATGGATCAGACGCCTTGTGATTCTGATGATTCAAGTTCTTTTAAGGAGCGGATCTCGTGGCAAGCTCATCGTGGTCCTGTGAATTCAATTGTCATTAGCTCTTATG GTGATATGTGGACATGCTCTGAAGGAGGTGTGATCAAAATATGGCCTTGGGAGTCGTTGGAGAAGTCTCTTCTGCTTAAACTGGAAGAGAAACACATGGCTGCCTTGTTAATAGAGAGGTCTCCGACTGATCTCAGGAGCCAAGTTACTGTCAATGGGACATGCAGCATCTCTTCCTCTGAAGTCAAGTACTTGTTAAACGATTCAGTAAGAGCTAAAGTGTGGGCTGTGCAGTCACTCTCATTCTCAATCTG GGATGCTCGGAGTAAAGACCTCTTGAAAGTTCTAGACGTGGAGGGGCAAGTTGAGTGTCGTGTGGACATGCCCCCTCTACATGGCCAACAAGTTGACAATGAGACGAAAGCGAAGCTTCCCACACCTTCCAAAAAGGAAAAATCACCAGGCTTTCTGCAGCGTTCAcgtaacgccataatgggagcTGCAGGAGCTGTTCGCCGAGTTGCCACTAGAAGTGCAGGAGGGTTCGTGGTGGAAGATACAAGGAAAACAGAAGCTATCATCTTAGCCGTAGACGGAACGGTTTGGACCGGAAACATGAGTGGTCTAATCGTCCAGTGGGATGGAGATGGAAACCGCTTGAGGTATGTGAATCATCACCACAGGGCTGTTTTGTGCTTTTGCGCTTTTGGAGATCGAATCTATGTGGGCTACGCAAGTGGCTACATCCAGGTCTTGGATCTTGATGGAGAGTTAGTATCGAGCTGGGTTTCACATAATGAGCCTGTGATAAAGCTAGCAGCTGGTGgtggttttgtttttagtttggCCACTCATGGTGGAGTAAGGGGGTGGTATGTGACATCTCCAGGACCTTTGGACAACATAATCCGAACAGAGTTGTCTCAGAAGGAAAGTTCATATGCAAGACAAGACAGTGTTAGGATTATGATTGGTACTTGGAATGTTGGTCAAGGAAGGGCTTCACACGGTGCACTTATGTCGTGGCTGGGGTCTGTCACTTCAGATGTTGGCATTGTCGTTGTTGGGTTGCAAGAAGTGGATATGGGGGCAGGTTTCCTTGCCATGTCTGCTGCTAAGGAAACG GTTGGACTTGAAGGAAGCGTTGCGGGGCAATGGTGGATTGATGCAATTGGAAAAGCACTTGATGAGAAGAAAACTTTCGAGCGTATGGGTTCAAGGCAGTTGGCTGGACTTCTGATATCTCTTTG GGCGAGGAAGGAGATTAGAACACATGTTGGAGATCTTGATGTTGCAGCAGTCCCTTGTGGCTTTGGCCGTGCCATTGGCAACAAG GGAGGTGTAGGTCTGAGAATCAGAGTTTATGATAGAATCATGTGCTTTGTGAACTGCCACTTGGCTGCTCATTTGGAGGCAGTTAACCGCAGAAACGCTGATTTCAATCACATTTTCCGGTTAATGGTCTTCTCACGAGGACAAAACCTAAGTAACGCTGCGGCTGGTATGGTGTTGTTCCTGTTCTTGTCTTGCTCACTTGGCTTTTCCTCATATTTATTTTGGCTGCTTTATTCTTCTGGTTTGCCATGGGCCCTATCTCTTGCAGCTGGTGCCTCAACAGCAGCTTACACACTAAAGACTACCACT ACTCCAAGTCCCGGAGCTGAAGAAGTCAAGTCTGATTTAGCAGCAGCAGACTTGATCGCATTTTGTGGCGACTTCAACTATAGGCTGTATGGTATAAGCTATGATGAAGCTAGAGACTTCATTACGCAGCGATCCTTTGACTGGCTTAGAGAAATGGACCAACTTAGACAAGAGATGAAGCTTGGTAAAGTCTTCCAAGGAATGCGTGAGGCGTTAATCACTTTCCCTCCCACTTACAAATTCGAAAGGAACCGCGCAGGCCTAGGAG GATATGATTCAGGCGAGAAAAAGCGTATTCCTGCATGGTGTGATAGAGTTATATATAGAGACACTCAATCAACCCCATTCTCAGAGTGCAACTTGAAATGCCCTGTAGTTTCATCAGTTATAGTGTATGAAGCTTGCATGGATGTTACTGAGAGCGATCACAAACCCGTGCGCTGCAAGATTCATGCGGCCATAGCTCACGTTGATAAGTCTGTAAGGAGACAGGAGCTGGGGAATATAATTAGGTCCAACGAGGAAATAATATCCATATTCGAGGATCTAAAAACTATTCCAGAAACAACTGTGAGCACCAACAACATCGTTCTTCAGGGTCAGGAGGACACAGGGACCTTAATAATCACAAACAATTCAACCACAAGCAAAGCCATTTTCAGCATTCTCTGCGGTGGTCAGACTATAGTTAAGGATGATGGAGAAGAGTCTGAGTATAATAATCCAAGAGGATCCTTTGGTCTACCTCGCTGGCTTGAG gtttcACCAGGTTCCGGGGTAATTAAACCAGAAGAAGCCGTGGAAGTGAAAGTTAATCACGAAGCTTCTCACAAACTGGAAGAGCATGTTGATGGTGTCCCACGGGGCGAAGACACTCGAGATAAAGAAGCAATCCTGATGGTGAATATTCGAGGAAGCTGCTCAACTACATGGACAAACCACTCTATCAAAGTCCGTCACTGCTTCTCGGCTAGAGCGTGCCTCCTTGAGTCCGAACCCACAGACCTAACAGAGAACCTAGACGGTTCACCTCGAGGAGAAGGTGATGAGGACTCGTAG
- the LOC130512311 gene encoding uncharacterized protein LOC130512311, which yields MIVTWLAGKSSNDGICALQKSIDNLNKALEYNKNLERKYLEEAAKRLEEAKVKHRANDREGSLFSFKTKVLFERAAQDFRDFQISGRTDLILLEKLKEEAMERLRKEDFTAKKSTNVFIYFCLFLLLLNYFGSF from the exons ATGATCGTAACTTGGCTTGCTGGGAAATCCAGCAATGATGGTATCTGTGCTCTCCAAAAATCAATAGACAACTTAAATAAG GCCCTTGAGTACAATAAAAATCTGGAGAGAAAATACCTGGAGGAGGCTGCCAAAAGGCTTGAGGAAGCAAAAGTAAAGCACCGGGCCAATGATAGAGAGG GtagtttattttcatttaaaacgAAGGTTTTGTTCGAGCGAGCAGCTCAAGATTTTCGGGATTTTCAGATCTCTGGACGTACTGAC TTGATTTTACTGGAGAAACTAAAAGAGGAAGCGATGGAAAGGTTGCGGAAGGAAGATTTCACGGCCAAGAAGTCAACAAATGTGTTTATTTACTTTTGTTTGTTCCTTTtactattaaattattttggGTCCTTCTAG